From Coffea arabica cultivar ET-39 chromosome 2e, Coffea Arabica ET-39 HiFi, whole genome shotgun sequence, the proteins below share one genomic window:
- the LOC113733126 gene encoding homeobox-leucine zipper protein ANTHOCYANINLESS 2 — translation MNFGGFLDNNSVGGGGAKIVADIPYSDSSNHNNNNVNSSNTNMPASAAIAQPRLATQSLSKSMFSSPGLSLALQTSLEGQEVRRMSENYESNMNIGRRSRDEEHESRSGSDNMEGGSGDDQDAADKPPRKKRYHRHTPQQIQELEALFKECPHPDEKQRLELSKRLCLETRQVKFWFQNRRTQMKTQLERHENSILRQENDKLRAENMSIREAMRNPICTNCGGPAIIGEVSLEEQHLRIENARLKDELDRVCALAGKFLGRPISSSAASMAPPLPNSSLELGVGGNGFASLSTVPATLPLGPPDFGVGIGNPLSLMAGPTKAAATTAGTGIERSLEKSMYLELALAAMNELVKLAQTDEPLWLRSLEGGREILNHEEYMRTFTPCIGVKPTGFVTEASRETGMVIINSLALVETLMDANKWAEMFPCMIARTSTTDVISGGMGGTRNGALQLMHGELQVLSPLVPVREVNFLRFCKQHAEGVWAVVDVSVDSIRETSGGGASPTFPRSRRLPSGCLVEDMPNGYSKVTWVEHAEYDESMIHQLYRPLIGAGMGFGSQRWIATLQRQCECLAILMSSSVAPRDHTAITASGRRSMLKLAQRMTDNFCAGVCASTVHKWNKLCAGNVDEDVRVMTRKSVDDPGEPPGIVLSAATSVWLPVSPQRLFDFLRDERLRSEWDILSNGGPMQEMAHIAKGQDHGNCVSLLRASAMNANQSSMLILQETCIDAAGSLVVYAPVDIPAMHVVMNGGDSAYVALLPSGFAIVPDGPGSRGPLPNGLTNGPTSHRVSGSLLTVAFQILVNSLPTAKLTVESVETVNNLISCTVQKIKAALHCES, via the exons atgaattttggggGATTTCTTGATAACAATTCAGTTGGTGGCGGCGGTGCAAAAATCGTTGCCGACATACCTTACAGCGACAGCAGCAACCACAACAACAACAACGTTAACAGCAGCAATACAAACATGCCCGCAAGTGCTGCAATTGCTCAGCCGCGCCTCGCTACTCAATCTCTTTCCAAGTCCATGTTCTCCTCTCCTGGCCTCTCCCTCGCCCTT CAAACGAGTTTGGAGGGGCAAGAGGTGAGGAGAATGTCCGAAAACTACGAGTCCAATATGAATATTGGAAGGAGAAGCAGAGATGAAGAGCACGAGAGCAGATCTGGGAGTGATAACATGGAGGGTGGATCAGGAGATGATCAAGATGCTGCCGACAAGCCACCAAGGAAGAAGAGATACCATCGCCACACCCCCCAACAAATCCAAGAACTTGAAGC TCTCTTCAAAGAGTGTCCTCATCCCGATGAGAAACAAAGGTTGGAGCTCAGCAAAAGGCTTTGCTTGGAGACTAGACAAGTTAAGTTTTGGTTTCAGAATAGAAGAAcacaaatgaag ACACAACTCGAGAGGCATGAGAATTCAATCCTCAGGCAAGAAAATGATAAGCTTCGCGCGGAAAATATGTCAATAAGAGAGGCCATGAGGAATCCAATTTGCACCAACTGTGGTGGTCCTGCAATAATTGGCGAAGTCTCCCTAGAGGAGCAACATCTGAGGATTGAAAATGCACGATTGAAGGACGAATTGGACCGAGTTTGTGCACTTGCTGGAAAGTTTTTAGGCCGTCCCATATCGTCCTCGGCCGCATCCATGGCTCCTCCATTGCCCAATTCCAGTTTGGAGCTCGGGGTCGGAGGAAACGGATTTGCTAGCTTAAGCACTGTCCCAGCAACACTGCCGTTAGGCCCTCCAGATTTCGGGGTCGGAATCGGAAACCCTTTATCCTTGATGGCGGGTCCGACTAAAGCAGCGGCAACAACTGCCGGGACGGGCATTGAAAGATCATTGGAGAAATCCATGTACTTGGAGCTGGCTTTGGCGGCAATGAATGAACTGGTGAAATTGGCACAAACAGATGAGCCCCTTTGGCTGAGGAGCCTGGAAGGCGGTAGAGAAATACTGAATCATGAGGAGTACATGAGAACATTTACTCCTTGCATTGGCGTGAAACCCACTGGCTTTGTTACCGAGGCCTCCAGAGAAACCGGCATGGTGATTATCAACAGCTTGGCTCTCGTGGAGACATTAATGGATGCG AACAAATGGGCGGAGATGTTTCCTTGTATGATTGCAAGAACCTCGACCACAGATGTGATATCAGGTGGAATGGGAGGAACCAGAAATGGTGCACTTCAGCTG ATGCACGGGGAACTGCAAGTTCTTTCGCCATTGGTTCCAGTTCGTGAGGTGAATTTCCTCCGGTTTTGCAAGCAGCATGCAGAGGGGGTGTGGGCTGTGGTGGACGTGTCCGTTGATTCCATCCGGGAAACTTCCGGTGGTGGTGCGTCACCGACATTTCCCCGTAGTAGAAGGCTTCCTTCTGGTTGTTTAGTGGAAGATATGCCCAATGGCTACTCCAAA GTTACTTGGGTAGAACATGCTGAATACGACGAATCTATGATCCACCAACTCTACCGCCCGTTGATCGGTGCCGGAATGGGGTTCGGCTCTCAGAGATGGATCGCCACCCTCCAACGCCAGTGCGAGTGCCTCGCCATCCTCATGTCCTCCAGCGTCGCACCCCGGGATCACACCG CAATAACTGCAAGTGGGAGGAGGAGCATGTTGAAGCTGGCGCAGCGGATGACTGATAACTTTTGTGCCGGCGTCTGTGCTTCGACGGTGCACAAATGGAACAAACTGTGTGCCGGCAATGTGGACGAGGATGTCCGAGTGATGACCCGAAAGAGCGTGGACGATCCCGGCGAGCCACCGGGCATTGTTTTGAGCGCAGCCACGTCCGTTTGGCTCCCCGTTTCCCCGCAGAGACTCTTTGATTTTCTCCGCGATGAACGCCTCCGGAGTGAATGGGACATCTTATCCAACGGTGGTCCCATGCAAGAAATGGCCCATATTGCCAAAGGTCAAGATCACGGCAACTGCGTTTCCCTCCTCCGTGCTAGT GCTATGAACGCGAACCAGAGCAGCATGCTGATACTGCAGGAGACATGCATAGACGCGGCGGGGTCGCTTGTGGTGTACGCTCCCGTTGACATTCCAGCAATGCACGTGGTGATGAACGGTGGGGATTCCGCTTACGTTGCCCTGCTCCCCTCGGGATTTGCTATCGTACCTGACGGCCCAGGTTCTCGTGGGCCCCTTCCCAATGGTCTGACAAACGGCCCCACCAGCCACAGAGTTAGTGGGTCCCTCTTGACCGTGGCCTTCCAGATTTTGGTGAATAGTCTCCCTACAGCCAAGCTCACTGTAGAATCCGTGGAGACCGTCAACAATCTCATTTCTTGCACCGTACAGAAAATCAAGGCTGCTCTTCACTGCGAAAGCTGA